The Spirosoma foliorum genome has a window encoding:
- a CDS encoding glycosyltransferase family 4 protein — protein MNVLYLTFYFEPDIGPGAFRNTSLVNELSCQLTANDSIYVITTQPNRYDSYKPAAVEREDWYNGGCPISIHRIKVPAHKSGFLGQIRSFWVYYFQAFQLVRTYEYDLVVASSSRLFTAFLGARLARKRASPLFLDIRDLFREAILDVIKFPLLRVLLNPLLSAVERYTFGYASHINLVSEGFRSYFKSFQQATYSYFTNAIDTAFLTIPASRTGKTPSPKTILYAGNIGEGQGLHQLIPKVAQQLVDAYRFVIIGDGGARQKLIDALSVSDITNVELRLPVNRRDLLVEYQNADYLFVHLSDIDACKRVLPSKLFEYGATDKPIIAGVAGYAASFVREYLPNTILFNPGDAESLIRQLRETPYHTQVRTAFKQRFQRQTISTAMAQQILQVQRETARTNYP, from the coding sequence ATGAACGTACTTTATCTTACCTTTTATTTCGAGCCTGACATCGGTCCCGGAGCCTTTCGGAATACGTCGCTGGTGAATGAATTGTCTTGTCAACTAACCGCCAATGACTCCATTTATGTGATCACAACGCAGCCGAACCGCTATGACTCGTATAAACCAGCTGCTGTTGAACGGGAGGATTGGTACAACGGCGGCTGCCCGATCTCGATTCATCGCATTAAGGTGCCCGCGCACAAAAGCGGGTTTCTGGGGCAGATCCGCTCATTTTGGGTCTATTACTTTCAGGCCTTTCAACTGGTTAGAACGTATGAATATGACTTGGTCGTAGCGTCCTCGTCGCGTTTGTTTACGGCTTTTCTGGGGGCGAGACTAGCCAGAAAACGGGCTTCTCCGCTGTTTTTAGATATCCGCGATCTATTTCGTGAGGCCATTCTGGATGTCATCAAATTCCCTCTCCTTCGGGTGTTATTGAATCCTTTATTGAGTGCTGTTGAACGGTATACGTTTGGCTATGCCAGTCATATCAATCTGGTGTCGGAAGGGTTCCGGTCTTATTTTAAATCATTCCAGCAGGCCACCTACAGCTACTTTACGAATGCGATCGATACAGCTTTTCTGACTATTCCAGCCAGCCGTACAGGGAAGACCCCATCTCCTAAAACCATCCTGTATGCGGGTAATATTGGCGAAGGGCAGGGTTTACATCAACTAATTCCAAAAGTAGCCCAACAGTTAGTCGACGCCTACCGCTTCGTGATCATCGGAGATGGTGGGGCTCGACAAAAACTGATCGATGCGCTGAGCGTCAGTGACATAACAAACGTTGAACTGCGTCTGCCCGTTAACCGACGAGACTTACTGGTTGAGTATCAGAACGCCGATTATTTGTTCGTACACCTGAGTGATATCGATGCCTGTAAGCGCGTATTGCCTTCTAAGTTGTTCGAATATGGTGCAACCGATAAACCCATTATTGCCGGAGTTGCTGGTTATGCCGCTTCATTTGTACGCGAATACCTACCCAACACTATTCTATTTAATCCGGGAGATGCCGAAAGTTTGATCCGACAGTTGCGCGAAACGCCTTATCATACACAAGTCAGAACGGCATTTAAGCAGCGATTTCAACGGCAAACGATCAGTACCGCTATGGCGCAGCAAATCCTGCAAGTGCAGCGAGAGACAGCTCGTACGAATTACCCGTAA
- a CDS encoding heparinase II/III family protein, protein MKNVGLLWQTVRHLTLRQIVYQILFRLRRRPKLRLTKTSSQGHFLTSSPADKPISWQNDVFTFLNQSVQFATDVDWNYDRFGKLWTYNLNYFDFLNQPALELEVGLALIHQFIAQTESLRDGLESYPTSLRIINWIQFLSRHRVRDAVIERHLVAQAHLLRRRLEYHLAGNHLLENAFALLVGAVYFRQAHWFNKADRLLRQQLASQILADGGHDERSPMYHQLLLDKLLDCLLILQSESWQKDSGLILFLTDKATQMLGWLNAISFRNGDVPMVNDATWGIAPTTAKLRQKARAVLTQQPPDSVRLQESGYRMVRQERYELLADVGPIGPDHQPGHAHADTLSFVLYVDNYPVIVDNCVSTYQVGARRAWERSTAAHNTVTLHNANSSEVWANFRVGRRAKATVLMDSQHQLTARHDGYRQWGVIHERSWFVELDRLRITDRLLPTQAKLKTTPSGIARFYFHPTVPVEIVGDSVRAGSLKMSFHSETKPVFCVISSTMAEGFNSLRASQCLVVTFTSSLETTLLFLE, encoded by the coding sequence ATGAAGAACGTAGGGCTTCTTTGGCAAACCGTGCGCCATTTAACGCTACGGCAGATTGTTTATCAAATTCTCTTTAGGCTACGTAGGCGACCAAAACTAAGGCTGACCAAAACGAGTTCGCAAGGTCATTTTCTAACTTCATCACCAGCGGATAAGCCTATTAGTTGGCAGAATGACGTATTCACCTTTTTAAATCAGTCGGTTCAATTTGCAACTGATGTGGATTGGAACTACGATCGGTTTGGCAAGCTTTGGACGTATAACCTGAATTACTTCGATTTCCTGAATCAGCCAGCGTTAGAGCTTGAGGTTGGTTTGGCGTTAATTCATCAGTTTATTGCTCAAACAGAGTCGTTACGAGATGGATTAGAGTCCTATCCAACTTCGTTGAGAATTATAAACTGGATACAGTTTTTGAGTCGGCATCGAGTTCGGGATGCTGTTATTGAGCGGCATTTAGTTGCGCAGGCTCACTTGCTACGTCGGCGTTTAGAATATCACTTAGCCGGTAATCATTTGCTCGAAAATGCCTTTGCGCTATTGGTGGGGGCAGTCTACTTTCGGCAAGCGCATTGGTTCAACAAAGCAGATCGACTGCTTCGGCAGCAACTGGCAAGCCAAATCTTGGCCGATGGCGGGCACGATGAACGTAGCCCGATGTATCATCAACTACTCCTTGATAAGCTGCTGGATTGTTTACTGATCCTGCAATCGGAATCCTGGCAGAAAGACAGTGGCCTTATTCTCTTTTTAACAGATAAGGCCACCCAAATGCTTGGCTGGCTGAACGCTATTTCCTTCCGAAATGGCGATGTTCCGATGGTTAACGATGCCACTTGGGGGATTGCCCCGACAACGGCTAAACTTCGACAGAAAGCCAGGGCGGTATTGACTCAACAGCCACCTGACTCTGTCCGTTTACAGGAAAGCGGTTACCGCATGGTCCGGCAAGAACGTTATGAACTATTGGCCGATGTTGGACCGATTGGTCCCGACCACCAACCCGGTCATGCACACGCTGATACGCTTTCGTTTGTGCTATATGTGGATAACTATCCGGTAATTGTGGATAACTGTGTTTCTACTTATCAGGTAGGTGCTCGTCGGGCGTGGGAACGGAGTACAGCTGCGCATAATACGGTCACGCTTCATAATGCTAACTCATCCGAAGTGTGGGCCAATTTTCGGGTTGGGCGTAGGGCAAAAGCAACAGTGTTAATGGATAGCCAGCATCAGTTGACCGCTCGTCATGACGGATATCGTCAATGGGGTGTTATTCACGAGCGAAGCTGGTTTGTAGAGCTTGATAGACTACGGATAACCGATCGGTTGTTGCCGACCCAGGCTAAACTAAAAACTACACCATCGGGAATCGCTCGATTTTATTTTCATCCAACTGTTCCAGTAGAAATTGTCGGAGATTCCGTGCGAGCTGGCTCCCTAAAAATGTCATTTCATTCGGAGACTAAACCTGTCTTTTGCGTCATAAGCTCCACAATGGCCGAAGGGTTTAATAGCCTCCGAGCGAGTCAATGTCTTGTCGTGACATTTACAAGCAGCCTTGAAACGACCCTCCTGTTTCTGGAATGA
- a CDS encoding bi-domain-containing oxidoreductase — MKQLIQNLKTGETVLENVPAPQVRRGQVLIQTRRSLVSLGTERMLVEFGRASLLDKARQQPERVKQVLEKVQSDGLWPTLETVLRKLDQPLPLGYCNVGKVIALGEGVTDLRIGDRVVSNGPHAEVVCIPRNLVAPVPEAVSDDEAAFTIVGAIGLQGIRLLNPTLNETIVVIGLGLIGLLTAQLLRLNGCRVIGVDIDELKCQLAAQQGCTVLNSATENDIVNVVLALTNGVGADGVVITASAKTDKLISQAARMSRQQGRIVLIGSVGLNLNRDEFYQKELSFRVSCSYGPGRYDDAYEQRGQDYPLAYVRWTENRNFQTILHFLEKGQLDVKPLITEQIPLADYRRIYDDIKSTHRIASLLTYADEISVSSLLPLNRYRIETGHGTMGIIGAGNFTSSVLLPALTSAGATLKTIASSGGLNATRLAKKYGIAQSSTDYRLILDDPDIDICMITTRHDSHARLTIEALQAGKHVFVEKPLAIYAHELRSIIDAQQVSGRMVMVGFNRRFSPFVQKMKALLTAPELPMNVVVTINAGSIPSNSWVHDRAIGGGRILGEVSHFIDLITYLTGSPVRRVCMNAMGPLPTETSDSASLLVQYENGSTGVINYFSNGSKIYPKERVEVYALERTLVLDNFRTLTGYGFKRFSSLSGRQDKGHAEQAKQLVKRMRTGGDAPIPFADSINATQTTLGALQSLRENRWIDVAGIGMGPEKSPI, encoded by the coding sequence ATGAAGCAACTTATCCAAAATCTTAAAACCGGTGAAACGGTGCTCGAAAATGTACCCGCGCCACAAGTGCGTCGGGGGCAGGTGCTTATTCAAACCCGGCGGTCGTTAGTGTCGTTGGGCACAGAGCGAATGTTGGTTGAGTTTGGGCGAGCCAGCTTGCTCGATAAAGCCCGACAGCAGCCTGAGCGGGTGAAACAGGTGCTGGAGAAAGTTCAGTCGGATGGGCTTTGGCCAACGCTGGAGACTGTACTACGGAAGCTCGATCAGCCATTGCCATTGGGTTATTGTAACGTAGGGAAAGTTATAGCGTTAGGGGAGGGGGTTACCGATTTGCGCATCGGTGACCGGGTTGTTTCGAATGGCCCTCATGCAGAAGTCGTTTGTATTCCACGAAATCTTGTTGCCCCTGTTCCCGAGGCTGTTAGCGATGACGAGGCTGCGTTTACAATTGTTGGAGCTATTGGCTTACAGGGAATCCGATTGCTCAATCCGACACTTAACGAAACCATCGTGGTTATTGGCTTGGGACTTATTGGTTTGTTAACGGCTCAACTGCTTCGTTTGAATGGCTGCCGTGTAATTGGGGTCGATATAGACGAATTGAAATGCCAACTAGCCGCACAGCAAGGGTGCACGGTTTTAAATTCAGCGACTGAAAATGATATAGTCAACGTAGTGTTGGCATTGACAAATGGCGTTGGTGCAGATGGGGTTGTGATTACGGCTTCGGCCAAAACAGATAAGCTTATCTCGCAGGCCGCCCGCATGAGTCGTCAGCAAGGCCGAATTGTGCTGATTGGCTCGGTGGGGCTGAACCTGAACCGAGACGAGTTTTATCAGAAAGAGTTAAGTTTTCGGGTATCGTGTTCGTATGGCCCCGGTCGCTACGATGATGCATACGAACAGCGGGGGCAGGATTATCCATTGGCCTATGTTCGATGGACCGAAAATCGAAACTTTCAGACGATTCTGCATTTTCTGGAAAAAGGCCAGCTGGATGTTAAGCCGCTTATCACGGAGCAAATTCCGTTAGCTGACTATCGCCGAATTTATGACGATATAAAGTCAACCCATCGAATTGCGTCCCTACTTACGTATGCGGATGAAATTAGCGTAAGTTCCCTACTACCGCTAAACAGGTATCGGATTGAGACGGGGCATGGGACAATGGGCATTATTGGAGCCGGAAATTTCACCAGTTCTGTATTATTGCCCGCTTTAACGTCGGCAGGTGCTACACTCAAAACGATTGCCAGCTCAGGCGGCCTGAATGCAACGCGACTCGCGAAAAAATACGGCATTGCTCAAAGTTCTACTGATTACCGACTTATTCTGGACGACCCCGACATTGACATATGCATGATCACCACCCGGCACGATAGCCATGCGCGCCTAACCATTGAAGCCTTGCAGGCTGGTAAACATGTGTTTGTAGAGAAACCGCTGGCGATCTATGCGCATGAACTCCGCTCGATTATTGATGCACAACAGGTATCGGGCCGGATGGTAATGGTTGGCTTTAACCGCCGATTTTCGCCTTTTGTCCAGAAGATGAAAGCGCTCCTTACTGCTCCTGAACTGCCCATGAATGTGGTAGTGACCATAAACGCGGGCTCTATTCCCTCAAATTCATGGGTGCATGACCGAGCCATTGGGGGCGGGCGTATTCTGGGCGAAGTGAGTCATTTTATCGACCTGATTACCTATCTGACCGGAAGTCCCGTTCGTCGTGTGTGTATGAATGCCATGGGGCCATTGCCAACCGAAACGAGCGATTCGGCGTCGCTGCTAGTACAGTATGAAAACGGATCGACTGGCGTCATTAATTATTTCAGCAATGGAAGTAAAATCTACCCGAAAGAACGAGTTGAAGTGTATGCGCTGGAGCGAACGCTGGTTTTGGACAATTTTCGAACACTAACAGGCTATGGTTTCAAGCGGTTTTCGAGCTTGTCTGGACGACAGGATAAAGGCCATGCAGAACAGGCCAAACAGTTGGTGAAACGAATGCGAACCGGCGGAGATGCCCCAATTCCCTTTGCGGATAGTATAAACGCGACACAAACCACATTGGGTGCCTTGCAAAGTCTGCGAGAAAACCGGTGGATCGATGTAGCCGGTATCGGCATGGGCCCAGAGAAGTCGCCTATATGA
- the wecB gene encoding non-hydrolyzing UDP-N-acetylglucosamine 2-epimerase, producing MKILCIVGARPNFIKIAPLQRAFLAYPGIQSKIVHTGQHYDTVMSDIFFTQLDLPKPDYYLGVQAGTTTQQTADILHKFEKVLTIERPDWVLVVGDVTSTLACTLAAVQHGIRVTHVEAGLRSGDRQMPEERNRLVTDALADLLFVTEQAGVENLQREGISAEKIHFVGNVMIDSLVEYLPSSRKLNTLAELGLGAGSYGLITLHRPSNVDTENGLRTLLMLIENVANLRRMLFPMHPRTRANLARFGLYTKLEAIPNVQILEPQGYLEFLNLMRQAAVVITDSGGIQEETTYLQVPCLTFRESTERPVTVALGTNQLIADLKPETARQCVIDILSGQLKTGQIPPLWDGQAARRIAKIMYEATYPKS from the coding sequence ATGAAGATCCTCTGCATTGTAGGTGCCCGGCCTAATTTTATCAAGATTGCTCCGTTACAACGGGCTTTTCTGGCTTACCCTGGTATCCAATCGAAAATCGTGCATACGGGGCAGCATTACGATACCGTAATGAGCGATATCTTTTTTACGCAACTAGATTTACCAAAACCGGACTATTATCTCGGTGTGCAAGCCGGAACCACGACCCAGCAAACCGCCGATATTCTACACAAATTTGAGAAGGTACTCACTATAGAAAGACCCGACTGGGTGCTGGTTGTTGGCGATGTAACAAGCACACTGGCCTGTACACTGGCGGCAGTCCAGCATGGGATTCGTGTGACCCACGTTGAAGCAGGATTACGGTCGGGTGATAGACAGATGCCCGAAGAACGCAACCGACTAGTAACGGACGCGCTGGCTGATCTCCTGTTTGTGACAGAGCAGGCTGGGGTAGAAAACCTACAGCGTGAAGGCATCTCGGCTGAAAAAATTCACTTCGTCGGTAATGTGATGATTGATTCGCTGGTGGAGTATCTGCCCAGCTCGCGTAAGTTGAACACGCTTGCCGAATTAGGTTTAGGCGCTGGATCGTATGGGTTAATAACCTTGCATCGGCCCTCTAACGTCGATACGGAAAACGGGTTGCGTACGCTTTTGATGCTTATCGAAAATGTGGCAAACCTCAGGCGTATGTTGTTCCCGATGCACCCGCGTACGCGCGCCAATCTGGCGAGATTTGGGCTATATACGAAGCTAGAGGCTATTCCAAATGTTCAAATTCTGGAGCCACAGGGGTATCTGGAGTTTCTGAATCTGATGCGACAGGCTGCCGTCGTCATTACAGATTCGGGCGGTATTCAGGAAGAAACGACCTATCTGCAGGTCCCATGTCTGACGTTTCGCGAATCAACGGAACGGCCCGTGACGGTAGCGCTGGGCACCAATCAACTTATTGCCGATTTGAAGCCTGAAACAGCCAGACAGTGCGTAATTGACATTCTTTCGGGGCAACTTAAAACGGGTCAAATCCCACCCTTGTGGGATGGCCAGGCAGCCAGACGTATCGCGAAAATAATGTATGAAGCAACTTATCCAAAATCTTAA
- a CDS encoding class I SAM-dependent methyltransferase yields the protein MENNVVDFHDVIASAFNDRYETSKAFQERFNVWIRLFDRYIKPTDHVMDIGCGSGVFSDYLAGQGCVVTGIDGSEAMIALGKQKRMAGNVRYLVQSLPLPNPMQYVPQDVLLMSSVLEYLDDITEMLQQANVLLKPNGLFIVSIPNRISVYRAIERVIFWLTKRPTYFAFIRHTSTKLKFNKRLTQLGFEPLETVYFSSYDPISSILKPFFAEQYVNNLLVGVYRKRTDS from the coding sequence ATGGAAAATAATGTCGTTGATTTTCATGATGTCATCGCTTCGGCGTTCAATGATCGATATGAAACGTCGAAGGCATTTCAGGAGCGCTTTAACGTCTGGATACGATTATTTGACCGCTACATAAAACCAACCGATCACGTTATGGACATTGGCTGTGGATCGGGTGTTTTTAGTGATTATCTCGCTGGCCAAGGCTGCGTTGTGACAGGAATAGATGGTTCGGAAGCGATGATTGCCCTCGGAAAACAGAAGAGGATGGCGGGTAACGTGCGCTATTTGGTGCAGTCGTTACCATTGCCCAATCCAATGCAGTATGTGCCACAGGATGTTCTCCTGATGTCGAGCGTGCTTGAATACCTGGATGATATAACGGAAATGCTTCAACAGGCCAACGTTCTTCTGAAACCGAATGGCCTGTTCATTGTCTCGATTCCTAACCGTATAAGCGTTTATCGGGCTATTGAACGAGTTATATTCTGGCTAACAAAACGGCCGACTTATTTCGCCTTCATCCGTCATACATCGACTAAACTTAAGTTTAATAAACGGCTGACTCAACTAGGGTTCGAGCCACTTGAAACGGTTTACTTTTCAAGTTACGATCCCATTTCGAGCATACTAAAGCCTTTTTTCGCGGAACAGTATGTCAATAATTTGCTAGTTGGTGTCTATCGAAAACGAACAGACTCGTAG
- a CDS encoding glycosyltransferase family 4 protein, which yields MKILLSADCFYPAQMGGPSNTIYWQAKALAQAGHDVSVVATSQSLPPATLLDRWLLLDCGRVIYTRNPHFYLPLRHIWQGWLAIQKADIVHVNSLFYPASFVWVLMARLLTKPVVWSPHGELSPVALSFRSGLKRLILNVIKFVNPAVQFHATSSAETRHIRQHFGADTRVGEIYSRMELPDLVVPTPIGSVIRPYLLFVGRLHPIKAIDRLLIALSASALFIKSDYTLILAGPDANKTYTQTLKDCVQRLDLSTKVLFVGWVHGDQKEYLYANARITILPSHSESFGNVVIESLAQGTPVVASTHTPWQLLETEQAGSWVSNEPDQLRTAIERYLTMQPNEYEGYRKRALKLARQRFSITGSSEEWERFYRQIRHAAKQRSMGLLDE from the coding sequence ATGAAGATTCTTCTGTCGGCAGATTGTTTTTATCCCGCGCAGATGGGTGGTCCCAGTAACACAATTTACTGGCAAGCCAAAGCACTGGCGCAGGCCGGGCACGATGTATCCGTAGTGGCGACGTCTCAAAGTTTACCGCCAGCTACGTTGCTCGATCGATGGCTACTGCTTGACTGTGGTCGGGTAATCTACACGCGAAATCCTCATTTTTATCTGCCGCTCCGGCATATATGGCAAGGCTGGTTGGCTATTCAAAAAGCAGATATCGTTCATGTAAACAGCTTGTTCTATCCCGCTTCGTTCGTGTGGGTACTCATGGCCCGATTGCTGACTAAACCGGTTGTCTGGTCGCCCCATGGCGAGTTAAGCCCGGTGGCATTAAGCTTTCGATCAGGCCTGAAACGTCTGATACTGAACGTAATTAAGTTTGTCAACCCAGCCGTTCAATTTCATGCTACAAGTTCTGCCGAGACGAGACACATCCGCCAGCATTTTGGAGCCGATACCAGGGTTGGCGAAATTTATAGCCGAATGGAGCTGCCCGATCTGGTAGTCCCCACGCCAATTGGTTCGGTCATTCGACCCTATCTCTTGTTTGTAGGTCGGCTGCATCCCATCAAAGCTATTGATCGTTTACTGATAGCGTTGAGCGCATCTGCCCTATTTATAAAAAGCGATTATACGCTGATATTGGCCGGGCCAGACGCCAACAAAACCTACACCCAAACCTTAAAAGACTGCGTACAAAGGCTTGACCTGTCGACTAAGGTATTGTTTGTTGGCTGGGTGCATGGCGATCAAAAGGAATACCTCTATGCCAACGCCCGGATAACGATTTTACCGTCTCATTCGGAGAGTTTCGGCAATGTGGTCATCGAATCGCTGGCGCAAGGCACGCCTGTTGTTGCCTCGACCCATACGCCCTGGCAATTGCTCGAAACCGAACAGGCTGGTAGTTGGGTATCGAACGAGCCAGATCAACTTCGGACGGCCATCGAACGCTATCTGACAATGCAACCGAATGAATATGAGGGGTACCGTAAACGAGCCCTTAAGCTGGCTCGCCAACGGTTTTCAATCACGGGCAGCAGCGAAGAATGGGAGCGGTTTTACAGACAAATACGACATGCTGCTAAACAGAGATCAATGGGTTTACTTGATGAATAA
- a CDS encoding glycosyltransferase family 4 protein, translating into MMVTYLLRSPGTGHSIEELFGSIQREIDQQSSLQTTRIQLPYVSRGWWSVFQNLRFVRTISGTVFHITGDVHYAALALPASQTVLTIHDCNALEKNRKRPWRYAVFWLFWYYLPILRAHVVTTVSEKTRQELLRHVGRLAQKVVVVANGYDPVFAYRPARFHKAQPVLLQIGTSPNKNLPRLIAAIADLACTLVIVGPLTAELMRALQQYRIHYRNYVDLNRAEVIQLYESCDIVTFVSTYEGFGMPILEANAIGRAVITSNITPMCTIAAGSALLVDPTDTNAVRQGILRLIQDDVYRQALLEAGLRNAQRYMIAASASQYAALYREIASHLPLSEQVA; encoded by the coding sequence ATGATGGTTACGTATCTACTTCGTAGTCCGGGAACTGGCCATAGCATTGAAGAGCTATTCGGTAGTATTCAGCGCGAGATCGACCAACAATCGAGTCTTCAGACTACCAGAATCCAGTTGCCGTATGTCAGTCGTGGTTGGTGGAGCGTCTTTCAAAATCTACGTTTTGTACGAACTATCTCGGGTACTGTTTTTCACATTACTGGCGATGTACATTATGCAGCATTGGCCCTACCTGCATCGCAGACAGTGCTAACAATTCATGATTGTAATGCGCTGGAAAAGAATCGAAAGCGTCCCTGGCGATATGCTGTGTTCTGGTTATTCTGGTATTATCTGCCTATTCTTAGAGCGCATGTTGTGACGACGGTATCTGAAAAAACGCGACAGGAACTGCTCCGGCATGTAGGGCGATTAGCACAGAAAGTCGTGGTGGTTGCCAATGGTTACGATCCCGTTTTTGCGTATCGGCCTGCGCGATTTCACAAAGCGCAACCAGTACTGCTTCAGATAGGAACCTCACCCAATAAGAACCTACCACGTTTGATTGCCGCCATCGCCGATCTTGCGTGTACACTTGTTATTGTTGGCCCACTGACTGCCGAACTCATGCGGGCGCTTCAACAATACCGAATTCATTACCGGAATTACGTCGATCTCAATCGAGCTGAGGTAATTCAACTGTATGAATCCTGTGACATCGTCACGTTCGTGTCAACCTACGAAGGATTTGGTATGCCCATTTTAGAAGCTAATGCCATTGGTCGTGCGGTGATTACCTCAAACATAACACCGATGTGTACGATTGCGGCTGGCTCTGCTCTTTTGGTGGACCCAACCGATACGAACGCTGTCCGACAGGGAATTCTACGACTCATTCAGGACGACGTTTATCGGCAGGCGTTACTGGAGGCAGGTCTCAGGAATGCCCAACGGTATATGATTGCCGCATCCGCTTCGCAATACGCAGCACTGTACCGGGAAATTGCCAGTCATCTACCCTTATCTGAACAAGTTGCATGA
- a CDS encoding CgeB family protein produces MKIVVVGSRLADSLEQHLCQSFRVLGYDATLLDVADGLLVSAKINYWMARFVEFYDRAISSNIADRIIKLRPDLVVVVYRYLHPVLVERLKKQLPGVIVVQMNPDPISNLEKQQIIAADFDYYFSKEPYIVDTLRHKAGLNAHYLPEGFNPRIYQKPAVEKSVAEWLTDIDVLVFGNLYAYRARMVEQLIRAGLKVTVYGHQGPYLRPELNAIINQHQLTGPEKNRLFYGAKIVFNNFHYAEVSSVNHKYFELNGIGAFQLCDYKSTIEDHTGIPAEQVTYRNIDDAIDKIRYYLARPVKRHELAATQYTHFQQHHTFDQRVTQLLQTVGLAPLLDSEQLQIDDWWDD; encoded by the coding sequence ATGAAAATAGTTGTTGTAGGTAGTCGATTAGCTGACTCGCTGGAGCAGCATCTCTGCCAGTCGTTTCGGGTACTGGGCTACGATGCCACCCTGCTTGATGTGGCGGATGGATTACTTGTGTCCGCAAAAATTAACTACTGGATGGCGCGATTCGTCGAATTTTACGATCGGGCCATCAGCAGCAACATCGCCGATCGAATTATAAAACTTCGCCCCGATCTGGTCGTCGTTGTGTACCGTTACTTACATCCGGTTTTGGTTGAGCGATTAAAGAAGCAATTACCCGGCGTCATTGTTGTACAGATGAATCCTGATCCGATTTCGAATCTGGAAAAGCAACAAATCATCGCGGCCGATTTTGACTATTACTTTTCAAAAGAACCCTACATTGTTGATACACTACGGCACAAAGCTGGACTGAATGCCCATTACTTACCTGAGGGCTTTAATCCGCGAATCTATCAAAAACCAGCGGTTGAAAAATCGGTTGCCGAATGGCTGACCGATATTGATGTGCTGGTGTTCGGGAATTTATATGCGTACCGCGCCCGCATGGTTGAGCAACTGATACGGGCTGGATTGAAAGTGACTGTTTATGGACATCAAGGGCCTTATCTGCGTCCCGAGTTAAACGCTATCATCAACCAGCACCAGCTGACTGGGCCCGAGAAGAATCGATTATTCTATGGTGCCAAAATCGTTTTCAATAACTTTCATTACGCTGAGGTAAGTTCAGTCAATCATAAATACTTCGAACTTAACGGGATTGGCGCGTTCCAACTCTGCGATTATAAATCGACGATAGAGGACCATACCGGCATCCCTGCTGAGCAGGTCACCTATCGGAATATAGACGATGCCATTGATAAAATCCGCTACTATCTGGCTAGGCCAGTTAAGCGGCACGAACTGGCCGCAACACAATACACTCATTTTCAACAGCACCATACGTTCGATCAACGGGTTACGCAACTTCTACAAACAGTAGGCTTGGCACCCTTATTGGACTCGGAGCAGCTACAAATCGATGACTGGTGGGACGACTGA